One window from the genome of Moorena sp. SIOASIH encodes:
- a CDS encoding DUF433 domain-containing protein translates to MQLEDYFDFLAPDDIRIKGTRIGIEHILYQYIHRAQTPEAIAEGYRTVTLEQVYATILYYLHNQVSVSAYIADWLAWSHQMREQQRKNPPPFIEKLRKFKAEKDAAYQNQTKTIEAS, encoded by the coding sequence ATGCAATTAGAAGATTACTTTGATTTTTTAGCACCCGATGATATTCGCATTAAAGGAACACGAATTGGGATAGAACATATTCTCTATCAATATATCCATCGCGCCCAGACACCAGAAGCGATTGCCGAAGGATATAGGACGGTAACACTAGAACAGGTTTATGCCACAATTTTATACTATTTACACAACCAAGTTTCCGTAAGCGCTTATATTGCTGACTGGTTGGCGTGGAGTCATCAAATGCGCGAGCAACAGCGTAAAAATCCTCCTCCTTTTATTGAAAAACTCCGAAAGTTTAAAGCTGAAAAAGATGCTGCATATCAAAACCAGACTAAAACAATAGAGGCTAGTTAG
- a CDS encoding glycosyltransferase — protein MHVFIQTLGSRGDVQPYVALGKGLKAAGHTVTVCTSASFELFITEHGLTYGYMNDEMMKLINSDQGRDAMENTTNLWETIKLTRKLSKQVAPMQRMMLNDSWNSAQEANPDLIVFHPKAYGGPHFAEKLGIPVIMAVPLPMLVPTAEFPHMGFPKWPLGGWYNKLTYHFVNRLMEFSAGKPVKTWRADHDLPPQPGSFNILHTTTGELIPVLYCYSKFVMPEATDWPESVVATGYWFLDQQDIWQPPAELQDFLDAGNPPVYVGFGSMAGRHPQRLTEIVIEGLQQANVRGIIATGWGGLAVADLPDSIFKIDSAPHDWLFPRMAAVVHHGGAGTTAAGLRAGRPTIICPFFGDQPFWGERVHALGVGSKPIPQKTLTAEKLATAIREVTTSQTIRQNAEALGKQIRDEDGIANAIAIIESQCSGF, from the coding sequence ATGCATGTATTTATCCAAACACTAGGTTCACGTGGTGATGTCCAGCCCTATGTGGCATTGGGCAAAGGTTTAAAAGCAGCAGGACATACCGTCACAGTCTGTACCAGTGCCAGTTTTGAATTATTCATCACCGAGCATGGCTTAACTTATGGCTATATGAACGATGAGATGATGAAGCTGATCAATTCAGATCAAGGTCGGGATGCCATGGAAAATACGACCAACCTCTGGGAAACCATCAAACTCACTCGTAAGTTATCCAAACAAGTTGCTCCCATGCAACGGATGATGCTTAATGATAGTTGGAATTCCGCACAAGAAGCCAACCCGGATCTGATCGTCTTCCACCCCAAAGCCTATGGGGGTCCTCATTTTGCCGAAAAATTGGGCATTCCCGTGATCATGGCGGTTCCCTTGCCGATGCTGGTGCCTACGGCTGAATTTCCTCACATGGGCTTCCCGAAATGGCCTTTAGGGGGCTGGTATAACAAACTGACCTATCACTTCGTCAATCGATTAATGGAGTTTTCAGCAGGCAAACCCGTTAAAACGTGGCGAGCTGACCATGATTTGCCACCCCAACCGGGGAGTTTTAATATTCTGCATACCACTACCGGTGAACTGATTCCGGTTTTATATTGTTACAGTAAGTTTGTTATGCCAGAAGCTACGGACTGGCCTGAGAGTGTGGTGGCAACCGGCTACTGGTTTCTAGACCAACAAGATATATGGCAACCACCGGCTGAGTTACAGGATTTCCTTGATGCTGGCAATCCTCCGGTTTATGTCGGTTTTGGCAGTATGGCTGGACGACATCCCCAGCGGCTGACGGAAATTGTGATTGAAGGGTTACAGCAAGCCAATGTGCGGGGTATTATTGCTACCGGTTGGGGTGGTTTGGCTGTGGCTGACTTGCCAGACAGTATTTTCAAAATTGACAGTGCTCCCCACGATTGGCTTTTCCCCCGTATGGCGGCAGTGGTGCATCATGGTGGGGCTGGCACTACCGCTGCTGGCTTACGGGCAGGTCGTCCCACCATCATTTGTCCCTTTTTTGGGGACCAACCCTTTTGGGGCGAGCGTGTTCATGCCCTTGGTGTCGGCAGTAAACCGATTCCCCAGAAGACGTTGACTGCCGAGAAGCTGGCTACTGCTATCCGCGAAGTGACGACAAGCCAGACTATTCGGCAAAATGCTGAAGCCTTGGGCAAACAAATCCGCGATGAAGATGGCATTGCTAATGCGATCGCTATTATTGAATCTCAATGTTCTGGGTTTTAG
- a CDS encoding UPF0175 family protein, protein MSIVISDAILQASQLTPSEFRSRIALHLFQTGRLTLNYASRLAHMEPNEFRQFLKQRKIPLYSYDVEDFELDLKNLRELGRL, encoded by the coding sequence ATGAGTATCGTTATTTCAGACGCAATCCTACAAGCATCCCAGCTTACCCCAAGTGAGTTTCGCTCCCGAATTGCATTACACTTGTTCCAAACAGGTCGCCTAACACTAAACTATGCCAGCCGACTGGCCCACATGGAACCCAACGAGTTTCGCCAATTTCTTAAGCAGCGCAAAATTCCGCTTTACTCCTACGATGTTGAAGACTTTGAACTTGACTTGAAAAATTTGCGGGAGTTAGGAAGGTTGTGA
- a CDS encoding DUF433 domain-containing protein → MTAKTISRYVTRNPEILNGEPIIIGTRTSVRAIVGLWRLGIMPEEILNHLTHLTLAQVFDALSFYLDNQGEINEYIEQNQVPDQLVHPSVKSILG, encoded by the coding sequence ATGACTGCTAAAACTATCTCGCGCTACGTTACTCGTAATCCGGAAATTTTGAACGGAGAACCAATCATCATCGGCACTCGGACATCTGTCCGTGCTATTGTTGGTTTATGGCGCTTGGGTATTATGCCAGAAGAAATTCTAAACCATCTAACTCATTTGACTCTCGCACAAGTATTTGATGCCTTAAGTTTCTATCTTGACAATCAGGGGGAGATTAATGAGTACATTGAGCAGAACCAAGTCCCTGATCAATTGGTGCATCCATCTGTAAAGTCTATTTTAGGTTGA
- a CDS encoding cupin-like domain-containing protein, which produces MQREVPVLTSITQTEFYQDYFLKNTPCLIRGAAKDWPAVKKWHSDEYLGKLAGNRKIFKTTSIRHDFGFNHQSPMEYMKFGEFLTHYQDNPQYYINDSDIPSILVQDMGNHEILEGFNRLEHYHKRTGFFLGAGEQYAPLHYDDEENIYVLIDGEKEFPLFDIADFRKMYAYDHPDSPDFSPVDVNNVDYQTFPLFKEVTRYNAHLYPGDMLYVPGYWWHSVRSQGRNMALSYVRTDRISQLMAYIKLVKNDALPISESDKQTMLTMLEDREETAIQTQQELQIEGCLMEWNIFYLYLKLSLLYEYLKNKQQDIIPVENAFKRVKPMVKSELHSGKYSYPILYLMQNFYRMNAGIFEV; this is translated from the coding sequence ATGCAAAGAGAAGTACCTGTATTAACCAGTATTACCCAGACAGAGTTTTATCAAGATTATTTCCTCAAAAATACTCCGTGCCTGATTCGAGGTGCTGCTAAAGATTGGCCAGCTGTTAAAAAATGGCATTCTGATGAATATTTAGGGAAACTTGCTGGCAATAGAAAAATTTTTAAAACCACATCTATTCGCCATGATTTTGGTTTTAACCACCAATCTCCCATGGAATATATGAAATTTGGTGAGTTTTTAACTCACTATCAAGATAATCCTCAATATTACATTAATGATTCCGATATACCCAGTATTTTAGTTCAAGACATGGGCAACCATGAAATATTGGAGGGATTCAATCGGTTAGAGCACTATCATAAGCGAACCGGATTCTTTCTCGGTGCAGGAGAACAATATGCGCCACTACATTATGACGATGAGGAAAATATCTATGTTTTGATTGATGGCGAGAAAGAGTTTCCTCTCTTTGATATCGCAGATTTTCGCAAAATGTATGCTTACGATCATCCAGATAGTCCAGACTTTTCCCCAGTAGATGTGAATAATGTGGATTATCAAACCTTTCCCCTCTTTAAAGAAGTCACCAGATATAATGCTCATCTTTATCCAGGGGATATGTTATATGTTCCCGGATACTGGTGGCATAGCGTCCGTTCCCAAGGCAGGAACATGGCATTGTCTTATGTAAGAACCGATCGGATTTCGCAATTAATGGCCTATATAAAGTTAGTCAAAAACGATGCTTTACCTATCTCTGAATCAGACAAACAGACTATGCTGACTATGTTAGAAGATCGAGAAGAAACGGCGATTCAGACTCAGCAAGAGCTGCAAATTGAAGGTTGTTTAATGGAGTGGAATATTTTCTATTTATATTTAAAACTTAGTCTTTTGTATGAATATTTAAAAAATAAACAACAGGATATTATTCCTGTTGAGAATGCGTTTAAACGTGTTAAGCCTATGGTTAAAAGTGAACTTCATTCAGGTAAATATAGTTATCCAATTTTATATTTGATGCAAAACTTTTATCGAATGAACGCTGGTATTTTTGAAGTATAA
- a CDS encoding CinA family protein has product MSKNKVLMVLVSLILPFVLGVQLAMADTSDSAQTCLRGLLYMDNGCSTVDYMSIDYTPLMNDKAESFLKEIKARQLNVVTAESLTSGMIISTIVNIPLYGSYTYGGFSTYDSDAKRKMLGVKKGDVYTETTARQMAAGALKNSRAMVSIAVTGHAGPVDKNELEDLGVVNAAVSIRTTSESQDSDIQEQPIVFNTRHLRMALCDGDGLPMTEVVCQQYRSEAQADPKGYVSDPILSMTRKLIRQNVVIEALELAQQHLQNFVCTSDGDNVTCKTLDSMCQEPYDGRYIRYGEPTWVIKEHSERCRVGIINRRGNRKQERRSRN; this is encoded by the coding sequence ATGTCGAAAAATAAGGTTTTGATGGTACTGGTCTCCCTAATCCTACCCTTTGTGCTTGGTGTCCAACTAGCAATGGCTGATACCAGCGACTCAGCTCAAACCTGCTTACGAGGGTTACTGTACATGGACAACGGTTGCAGTACAGTAGATTATATGTCCATTGATTACACTCCTCTGATGAATGACAAAGCTGAAAGCTTTTTGAAAGAAATTAAGGCACGGCAGCTCAATGTTGTCACAGCGGAGTCTCTGACCAGTGGCATGATTATTTCCACCATCGTCAACATTCCCCTCTATGGCTCCTACACCTACGGTGGATTTTCCACCTATGATAGTGATGCTAAGCGCAAGATGCTTGGGGTCAAAAAAGGCGATGTTTATACCGAAACCACAGCTCGACAAATGGCTGCCGGTGCTTTGAAAAATAGTCGGGCGATGGTCTCGATTGCAGTTACCGGACACGCCGGACCGGTTGACAAAAATGAATTGGAAGACCTCGGTGTTGTCAACGCAGCAGTTTCTATTCGCACCACTTCTGAGAGCCAAGACAGTGACATCCAAGAACAGCCAATTGTCTTCAATACCAGGCACCTGCGCATGGCACTTTGCGATGGTGATGGATTGCCTATGACTGAAGTTGTGTGCCAACAATATCGTTCGGAAGCTCAGGCCGACCCTAAGGGGTATGTATCCGATCCAATCTTGTCCATGACCCGGAAATTGATTCGGCAAAATGTGGTGATTGAAGCTCTGGAACTGGCGCAACAACACCTCCAAAACTTTGTCTGTACCAGCGACGGCGATAATGTGACTTGTAAAACTCTCGACTCCATGTGTCAAGAACCCTATGATGGCCGTTACATCAGGTACGGTGAACCAACTTGGGTGATCAAGGAGCACAGCGAGCGTTGTCGAGTGGGTATAATAAACCGAAGAGGGAACAGGAAACAGGAAAGACGGAGCAGGAACTAG
- a CDS encoding DUF29 family protein, with protein MTQELIDLKTSILEGRYADALAIVDELEGMSEQAILRNIDSFLVRLFIHLIKNQVEQGLTNSWAASIASSILEIKKLNLKDNKTSYYIKPDQWQPRLEEALEAAIAPASLEVFNGELRRSQLSQRLDKPQLILTANSLLSLTYRYSAKELPAVLDDYLTELPGGEEWGR; from the coding sequence ATGACACAAGAACTTATAGACCTCAAAACTAGCATCTTAGAAGGACGATACGCAGATGCTTTAGCAATTGTCGATGAATTAGAAGGGATGAGTGAACAGGCAATTTTGCGTAATATTGATTCGTTCCTAGTCAGGCTATTTATCCACTTAATTAAAAATCAAGTAGAGCAGGGTTTAACCAATTCTTGGGCAGCGTCAATTGCCAGTTCAATTCTGGAAATTAAAAAGCTTAATCTTAAAGATAATAAAACCTCCTATTATATTAAACCTGATCAATGGCAGCCAAGATTAGAGGAAGCACTAGAAGCAGCGATCGCTCCTGCTAGTCTGGAAGTTTTCAATGGAGAATTAAGGCGGTCTCAACTTTCCCAGAGATTGGATAAACCACAGCTGATTTTGACGGCAAATAGTTTACTTAGTCTGACTTACCGCTATTCAGCTAAAGAACTGCCAGCAGTTTTAGATGATTATTTAACTGAATTACCAGGTGGTGAAGAGTGGGGGAGATAA
- a CDS encoding cupin-like domain-containing protein — translation MLNLSIEQRSNHHPINLKNQIPVAEVKTIDKETFANEYVANHRPVIIRQGIQHWQAMQWEDDYLKQVVGEQPVKVDIFSYSQEGKVNLKDSLKEKMSVTDFIERYQSIDKNYYISDQNLFPVLHQDLGTHPVLETFPISRRRTLFWGNGGQKSYLHYDDNENIMCQCDGEKEFLLFDITDFKYLYPATPELFISAIDLDRLDSGQFPLLNHATPYVARIKKGDILYVPCYWWHRVTSFGRNIAVSYIINETMAQRLNVVEKLVDCDTLPVDESVKNDLLAIIRSEQKASKRNAQLKKYHLKYVKEQGTSYYFHQIFRRLIEESLFDILYGHSTY, via the coding sequence ATGTTAAATTTAAGCATCGAACAGCGATCAAACCATCATCCAATAAACCTCAAAAACCAAATTCCTGTAGCGGAAGTAAAAACGATTGATAAGGAAACTTTTGCCAATGAGTATGTTGCCAACCACCGCCCCGTTATTATTCGCCAAGGTATTCAGCATTGGCAAGCCATGCAGTGGGAAGATGATTATTTAAAACAAGTCGTCGGAGAACAACCAGTCAAGGTTGATATCTTTTCCTATTCTCAGGAAGGAAAGGTAAATCTTAAAGATAGTCTTAAGGAAAAGATGAGTGTCACCGACTTCATCGAACGCTATCAAAGTATTGATAAGAATTACTATATTTCAGACCAGAACCTATTTCCTGTTTTACATCAAGATTTGGGAACCCACCCTGTTTTGGAGACCTTCCCTATTTCCAGGAGAAGGACGTTGTTCTGGGGCAACGGCGGTCAAAAATCCTATTTGCACTATGATGACAATGAAAATATCATGTGCCAATGTGATGGGGAAAAAGAATTCCTGCTCTTTGATATAACCGATTTCAAGTACCTGTATCCGGCAACTCCTGAACTGTTTATTTCTGCTATCGATCTCGATCGCCTGGATTCTGGGCAATTCCCTCTCCTAAACCATGCCACTCCTTACGTAGCTCGCATTAAAAAAGGCGATATTTTGTATGTTCCTTGTTACTGGTGGCATCGCGTCACTTCCTTTGGCAGGAATATTGCAGTCTCTTACATCATCAACGAGACAATGGCTCAACGGCTCAATGTTGTAGAGAAATTAGTAGACTGTGATACCCTTCCGGTGGATGAATCGGTCAAGAACGACTTACTTGCCATCATTAGATCTGAGCAAAAAGCTTCTAAACGTAACGCTCAACTGAAAAAATATCACCTAAAATATGTTAAAGAGCAGGGAACTTCTTACTATTTTCATCAAATTTTTCGCCGTTTAATTGAAGAAAGCCTTTTTGATATTCTCTACGGTCATAGTACCTACTGA
- a CDS encoding XisI protein: MDTVTLYQDTVEKILKEYAAIPYSYGDIKQYVIIDAERTHFLLFNEGWNGKKRVHGVVTHVEIRQSKLWIHYDGIEDGITDELVAAGVPKDHIVLAFHPPHLRQHTGYAIA; this comes from the coding sequence ATGGATACCGTAACATTATACCAAGATACCGTCGAAAAAATTCTTAAAGAGTATGCGGCTATCCCATACAGTTATGGTGATATTAAGCAGTATGTCATTATTGATGCCGAGCGTACTCATTTCCTACTGTTTAACGAAGGATGGAACGGCAAAAAAAGAGTCCATGGCGTTGTCACCCATGTTGAAATTCGTCAGAGCAAACTCTGGATTCATTATGATGGCATCGAAGACGGCATTACCGATGAACTAGTTGCGGCGGGTGTGCCAAAGGATCATATTGTCCTCGCGTTTCATCCTCCCCATTTACGTCAACATACTGGATATGCGATCGCATAA
- a CDS encoding cupin-like domain-containing protein, producing the protein MSKGEKILQNYYPNERIDYLDASVTSRTIIDDYLYKRKPVIIRGLIDDWEASKKWSFSWFQEKYGNIYTNVFSSGNEAKSSQMRLKKMFAKMQQGEILYSSLYTKELFPIISPDYPIAGTILSEPKFNWLLDLPKTIHGEMNVIFIGNTGTGIKNHQDSMGTHLWSAQIMGTKRWIVSPPEESEFMYEGKADWLKREESIEKYPNFKEAKALDFILETGDILILPVGWWHQTEILSDSISITHDLVNETNYHHYISELNQSHHIDPKVETFYRASQSIQANWSAQLPQRKTTPIERIYYSISFEELLEKYLIPHQPVILQNQINHWQALHKWNLDYFRERFGNAFIQYFHGHDDKSKKIRLRKYLETNFDQPHYSMWCLDDFYDILAEDFDTIEPLNNQEKDWILELPKQELNALTWIFMGTKGSGIANHSDRLGQHVYSAQISGRKRWIIHPPEDEKWMYDGQVDLTNPDLVKYPLYMNASAPYDFVLEPGEVLILPNGWWHQTLTLSDSISLSHDFMNVSNIDSFLERMEARKGEKYMKSETMKPIISHWKEKRDILRKQKSDQNLIVETV; encoded by the coding sequence ATGTCTAAAGGCGAAAAAATTCTCCAAAACTACTATCCTAACGAAAGGATAGATTACCTAGATGCTAGTGTGACTAGCCGCACAATTATTGATGATTATCTTTATAAAAGAAAACCGGTTATCATTCGAGGTCTAATTGATGACTGGGAAGCAAGCAAGAAGTGGAGTTTTTCCTGGTTTCAGGAAAAGTATGGTAACATTTATACCAATGTTTTTTCTTCTGGCAACGAAGCTAAGTCATCTCAAATGAGATTGAAAAAAATGTTTGCTAAAATGCAACAGGGAGAAATATTATACTCTAGTCTATATACCAAAGAATTATTTCCCATAATCTCCCCAGATTATCCCATTGCAGGGACAATTCTTTCCGAGCCTAAATTTAACTGGTTATTGGATCTTCCCAAAACTATTCATGGGGAAATGAATGTAATTTTTATTGGGAATACTGGCACGGGTATTAAGAATCATCAAGATAGTATGGGGACTCATCTCTGGTCAGCTCAAATTATGGGCACAAAGCGTTGGATTGTGTCTCCTCCAGAAGAATCAGAGTTTATGTATGAGGGTAAAGCTGACTGGTTGAAACGAGAAGAATCGATTGAAAAATACCCGAATTTCAAGGAAGCCAAAGCCCTCGACTTCATTTTAGAAACTGGTGACATCTTAATTCTTCCCGTTGGGTGGTGGCATCAAACTGAAATTTTATCAGATTCTATTTCTATTACCCACGATCTTGTCAATGAGACAAATTATCACCATTATATTTCCGAACTCAATCAATCTCACCATATCGATCCTAAAGTAGAGACATTTTATCGCGCCAGTCAGTCAATACAAGCAAATTGGTCTGCTCAACTTCCCCAAAGAAAAACGACTCCTATTGAGCGGATTTATTACTCCATTTCTTTTGAAGAGTTGTTAGAAAAATACCTCATTCCTCATCAACCAGTTATTCTCCAGAATCAAATCAATCATTGGCAAGCTCTGCACAAGTGGAATTTAGATTATTTTCGAGAGAGGTTTGGCAATGCTTTCATTCAGTATTTCCATGGTCACGATGACAAGTCTAAAAAAATACGATTAAGAAAGTATCTGGAAACCAACTTCGACCAACCCCATTATTCCATGTGGTGTCTGGATGACTTTTATGACATCCTTGCTGAAGATTTTGATACAATTGAACCCTTGAATAACCAGGAAAAAGATTGGATTTTAGAGCTACCTAAACAAGAATTAAATGCCTTGACCTGGATTTTTATGGGAACTAAAGGTTCTGGGATTGCCAATCATTCGGATAGATTAGGACAGCATGTGTATTCTGCTCAAATTTCCGGTCGCAAAAGGTGGATAATTCACCCCCCTGAAGATGAAAAATGGATGTATGACGGTCAAGTTGACTTAACCAATCCCGATCTAGTTAAATATCCGCTTTATATGAACGCATCTGCGCCTTATGATTTTGTTCTCGAACCAGGTGAAGTATTAATTTTACCAAATGGTTGGTGGCATCAAACCTTAACTTTATCAGATTCTATTTCCTTGTCCCATGACTTTATGAATGTTTCCAATATTGATTCTTTCTTAGAAAGAATGGAGGCGAGAAAAGGGGAAAAATACATGAAATCAGAAACGATGAAACCGATTATTTCCCATTGGAAAGAGAAACGAGATATTTTGCGAAAGCAGAAAAGTGACCAGAATCTCATTGTTGAAACAGTTTGA
- a CDS encoding cupin-like domain-containing protein — protein MNILSSYKIKNKRARVPKVEQISKEEFYGNYVQKNTPLVICGAVKHWDAIHLWTNEYLEQVVGFNTVDVETSRDQFEGRIFDDAEKVYMSFSRFLERLTLPEGETDYFVGSWLFPALVNNVPDIDLFHAFDVFYKRRMLMTRGGNRIAFHHDWYENLLCQVSGYKKLTLVDIAETAYMYSKYGEEYSNYSPIDIHQPDYQQYPLFEQATLYETEIHPGDVLYIPCSWWHTVDSFQRNIALSCSFYEANSELLLVLSKMFQKNAFALSADDTEALQTIFDSEENPSQKLKRIKKYAQNHKFSTIILMFNQRNKLLFGVK, from the coding sequence ATGAATATATTATCCAGCTACAAAATAAAAAATAAAAGAGCGAGGGTTCCCAAAGTCGAACAAATATCCAAAGAGGAGTTCTACGGAAACTATGTGCAAAAGAATACTCCATTAGTTATTTGCGGAGCAGTAAAACACTGGGATGCCATTCACCTGTGGACGAATGAGTATTTGGAGCAGGTTGTGGGGTTTAATACAGTAGATGTCGAAACATCCAGAGATCAATTTGAGGGGAGAATTTTCGACGATGCTGAGAAAGTTTATATGTCTTTTTCCAGATTTTTAGAGAGATTAACCCTTCCAGAAGGGGAAACCGACTATTTTGTTGGTAGTTGGCTATTCCCAGCTTTGGTCAATAATGTCCCAGATATCGATCTCTTCCATGCCTTTGATGTATTTTACAAACGTCGCATGTTGATGACCCGAGGAGGAAATCGTATTGCCTTTCACCATGACTGGTATGAGAATCTCCTCTGCCAGGTCAGCGGATATAAGAAGTTGACGCTGGTCGATATTGCTGAAACAGCTTATATGTATTCAAAATACGGAGAAGAATATTCCAACTATTCACCTATTGATATCCATCAACCAGATTACCAACAATATCCTCTTTTTGAACAGGCAACTTTGTATGAAACCGAAATCCATCCCGGAGATGTCCTCTACATTCCTTGTAGTTGGTGGCATACAGTGGATAGTTTTCAACGCAATATTGCCCTTTCATGCTCATTTTACGAAGCCAATTCGGAATTACTGTTAGTTCTCTCTAAAATGTTTCAAAAAAATGCATTTGCTTTATCGGCAGATGATACCGAAGCTCTGCAAACTATTTTTGATAGTGAAGAAAATCCTAGCCAAAAACTAAAACGGATAAAGAAATACGCTCAAAACCATAAATTTTCAACTATTATACTAATGTTTAACCAGAGAAACAAGCTTTTGTTTGGAGTGAAATAA
- a CDS encoding ABC transporter ATP-binding protein, with product MKYVLQIFQIIKYPYVKHAVILVTVLLLIIPDLIEPLIIQNLFDNVFPNKDINLLILMVLAFGVARLFGFLLEILEDYLSASFGPQIIFIIRQKLYSHLQKIDFITYSETPHGELVSRLLNDVNYLEEFLLKVLPSTIENILIVTLITILLFKFNWLLALVLIPLSSLLNFTYKIKEKEIEELSAINRQYISEFQKFFNENIELHYLIKVFSLEKNRLKKYTKVTQNYIRNNIKFVTISKLVESLAELIPLTSKIVLYGLGGYLLINNQLTLGSLIAFDYLLGLLVEPLSSVFKVNLKLQATIPAIKRILEYLELDTEKEGDLTVKKINYLSFEKVNFEYQKGQPILENLTFDIKAGQNIAFVGTSGAGKTTITNLLFRFYNPKEGSIKINDIEISYLKIKSLRQALGVCSQDTLLFNTTIKENLKYGNLKATDREIIEACKLSHIHHFIETLPEKYETIVGERGIKLSGGQKQRLAIARVILKNPQILILDEATSHLDSESENIIQESLKTVAEGRTTIIIAHRLSTVVNCDRIFVLNQGKIVEEGKHQELLKSQGVYYKLWHEQFRFDPIQ from the coding sequence ATGAAATACGTTTTACAGATTTTTCAAATTATCAAATACCCATATGTCAAGCATGCAGTCATTTTAGTAACAGTACTATTATTAATAATTCCTGACCTCATAGAACCCCTTATTATTCAGAATCTTTTCGATAACGTTTTCCCCAATAAAGATATTAATTTATTAATTTTAATGGTTTTAGCTTTTGGGGTAGCAAGGCTTTTTGGGTTTTTACTAGAAATCCTGGAGGATTATTTATCTGCTTCTTTTGGCCCGCAAATAATTTTTATAATAAGACAAAAATTATATTCTCATCTTCAAAAAATCGATTTTATAACCTACAGTGAAACACCCCATGGTGAACTGGTATCAAGATTACTTAATGATGTTAATTATTTAGAAGAATTTTTATTGAAAGTTTTACCGAGTACAATCGAAAATATATTAATTGTAACTTTGATAACTATATTGTTATTTAAGTTTAATTGGCTTTTAGCTTTAGTATTAATTCCTCTATCATCTTTATTGAATTTTACCTATAAAATCAAGGAGAAAGAGATAGAAGAATTAAGCGCTATCAATCGACAATATATTTCTGAGTTTCAAAAATTTTTTAACGAAAATATAGAACTACACTATTTGATAAAAGTGTTTAGTTTAGAAAAAAATCGATTAAAAAAATATACCAAAGTTACCCAAAATTATATCAGAAATAATATTAAATTTGTTACCATATCCAAACTAGTAGAATCTTTGGCAGAACTTATACCTCTAACTTCAAAGATTGTTTTATATGGATTAGGAGGATATCTTCTCATAAATAATCAACTAACCTTAGGTAGTTTAATTGCTTTTGACTATTTATTGGGTCTTCTTGTTGAGCCTTTATCTTCTGTTTTTAAGGTTAATCTAAAGTTACAAGCTACCATCCCAGCTATCAAAAGGATTCTAGAATATTTAGAACTGGATACAGAAAAGGAAGGAGATTTAACAGTCAAAAAAATCAATTATTTGAGCTTTGAAAAAGTTAATTTTGAATACCAAAAAGGTCAACCCATTTTGGAAAATTTAACTTTTGATATCAAAGCAGGTCAAAACATCGCTTTTGTAGGAACTTCGGGGGCAGGAAAAACTACAATAACTAATTTATTATTTAGATTTTACAATCCCAAAGAGGGTTCGATAAAGATTAATGATATTGAGATTAGCTATCTAAAAATCAAATCATTAAGGCAAGCTTTAGGAGTCTGTTCTCAAGATACATTGTTGTTTAATACAACAATCAAAGAAAATTTAAAGTACGGAAACTTAAAAGCAACAGATCGAGAAATTATAGAAGCTTGCAAGTTGTCACATATTCATCATTTTATTGAAACTTTACCAGAAAAATATGAAACTATAGTTGGCGAAAGAGGCATCAAACTTTCTGGAGGACAAAAGCAGAGGCTTGCTATTGCTAGAGTAATCTTAAAAAATCCTCAAATTTTAATTCTGGATGAAGCCACATCTCATCTTGATAGTGAATCAGAAAATATTATCCAAGAATCACTTAAAACAGTTGCCGAAGGTAGAACAACAATAATCATTGCTCACCGATTATCCACAGTGGTAAATTGCGATCGCATATTTGTTTTGAATCAGGGCAAAATTGTGGAAGAAGGAAAACATCAAGAACTCCTGAAAAGTCAAGGAGTTTATTATAAACTTTGGCATGAACAATTTAGATTTGATCCGATTCAGTAA